The following coding sequences lie in one Frigoribacterium sp. SL97 genomic window:
- the aztC gene encoding zinc ABC transporter substrate-binding protein AztC — MRAPSTARRRAGLATASRSTAARVAAVRVAVVRAAAVTVAAALALTGCAPAGDDRPVVFVSTNILGDVVDELVGDQAEVVTLMKPDADPHSFEISAQQAARMRAADLVVSNGLGLEEGLQQHLDAAVDSGVASFVAADAIDVLDYRDGDAAGTPDPHFWTDPGRMLDVVDALGPVLAEVDGVDAAALTARTTDYRAGLDRLDADMVDAFAAIPAERRALVTNHHVFGYLADRFDFDVVGAVIPGGTTLAAPSASDLADLVDAVETTGVPTVFAESSSPDRLVQALASEADVHVDVVELFTESLTAADGDAPDYLTMMRVDTERIATGLSP; from the coding sequence ATGAGGGCGCCGTCGACGGCCCGCCGCCGGGCCGGGCTCGCCACCGCCAGCCGCAGCACCGCCGCCCGCGTCGCCGCTGTCCGCGTCGCTGTTGTCCGCGCCGCCGCCGTCACCGTCGCGGCCGCGCTGGCCCTGACCGGCTGCGCACCCGCCGGCGACGACCGTCCGGTCGTGTTCGTGTCGACGAACATCCTCGGCGACGTCGTCGACGAACTGGTCGGCGACCAGGCCGAGGTCGTCACCCTGATGAAGCCGGACGCCGACCCGCACTCGTTCGAGATCTCGGCGCAGCAGGCGGCACGGATGCGGGCGGCCGACCTCGTCGTCTCGAACGGCCTCGGCCTCGAGGAGGGGCTGCAGCAGCACCTCGACGCGGCGGTCGACTCCGGCGTGGCCTCGTTCGTCGCCGCGGACGCGATCGACGTCCTCGACTACCGCGACGGCGACGCCGCCGGCACCCCCGACCCGCACTTCTGGACCGACCCGGGCCGCATGCTCGACGTCGTCGACGCCCTCGGGCCGGTGCTCGCCGAGGTCGACGGCGTCGACGCCGCGGCGCTCACCGCGCGCACCACCGACTACCGGGCCGGGCTCGACCGGCTCGACGCCGACATGGTCGACGCCTTCGCCGCGATCCCCGCCGAACGGCGCGCACTCGTGACGAACCACCACGTCTTCGGCTACCTCGCCGACCGGTTCGACTTCGACGTCGTCGGGGCCGTGATCCCCGGCGGCACGACGCTCGCGGCGCCGTCGGCGTCCGACCTCGCCGACCTGGTCGACGCCGTCGAGACGACGGGCGTCCCCACCGTGTTCGCCGAGTCGTCCTCGCCCGACCGGCTCGTGCAGGCCTTGGCGAGCGAGGCCGACGTCCACGTCGACGTCGTCGAACTGTTCACCGAGTCGCTCACCGCGGCCGACGGGGACGCCCCCGACTACCTGACCATGATGCGCGTCGACACCGAGCGCATCGCCACCGGACTCTCCCCGTGA
- the aztD gene encoding zinc metallochaperone AztD: MRTTHLRRTGGTLLALGVAATLVACSTGGPGSASDATGGADATGASSSGPRLAVSSEGRVTVLDGETLETVGAFDSEEFTRLNPAGDGRHVMVTTSGGFQVLDTAAGSSSEPALTDLVFDADTAGHVVRHGGKTILYADGTSDTTVFESADLTDAVTDGELPAVETIEGVEAHHGVSVVLEDGTFLTTVGDSDGRTGIQVRDADGAVVAQSDECPGVHGEGTAADEAVVLGCEDGALVYHDGTITKLASPSQPYGRMGNAYVSETSPLVVGDHKDDPDAEGYLLHAVTLIDTAADTLDVVDLPEGVEYTFRGVARGPGDLAYLIGTDGAVHVLDPATGELTASWPVIGAWEGPAEWQDAHPAIVVAGDVGYVTEPATDSVHAVDLTTGEVLSSRELDVTPNEVAVATAD; the protein is encoded by the coding sequence ATGCGCACCACCCACCTGCGACGGACCGGCGGCACGCTGCTCGCCCTCGGCGTCGCCGCGACCCTCGTCGCCTGCTCGACCGGCGGACCCGGCTCCGCGTCCGACGCGACGGGCGGCGCCGACGCGACCGGCGCCTCCTCGTCCGGCCCCCGCCTCGCCGTCTCGTCCGAGGGCCGCGTCACCGTGCTCGACGGCGAGACCCTCGAGACCGTCGGCGCGTTCGACTCCGAGGAGTTCACCCGCCTCAACCCGGCCGGCGACGGCCGACACGTCATGGTCACGACGAGCGGAGGGTTCCAGGTGCTCGACACGGCGGCCGGCAGCTCGTCCGAGCCCGCCCTGACCGACCTCGTGTTCGACGCCGACACCGCGGGCCACGTCGTCCGGCACGGCGGCAAGACGATCCTCTACGCCGACGGCACGAGCGACACCACGGTGTTCGAGTCCGCCGACCTGACCGACGCCGTCACCGACGGCGAGCTGCCCGCGGTCGAGACGATCGAGGGCGTCGAGGCCCACCACGGCGTCTCGGTCGTGCTCGAGGACGGCACCTTCCTCACGACGGTCGGCGACTCCGACGGCCGCACGGGCATCCAGGTGCGCGACGCCGACGGTGCGGTCGTCGCGCAGAGCGACGAGTGCCCGGGCGTCCACGGCGAGGGCACCGCGGCCGACGAGGCCGTCGTCCTCGGCTGCGAGGACGGAGCGCTCGTCTACCACGACGGGACGATCACCAAGCTCGCCTCGCCCTCGCAGCCCTACGGCCGCATGGGCAACGCGTACGTCAGCGAGACCAGCCCGCTCGTCGTCGGCGACCACAAGGACGACCCCGACGCCGAGGGCTACCTGCTGCACGCGGTCACCCTGATCGACACGGCCGCCGACACCCTCGACGTCGTCGACCTGCCCGAGGGCGTCGAGTACACCTTCCGGGGCGTCGCCCGCGGCCCGGGCGACCTCGCGTACCTGATCGGCACCGACGGCGCCGTGCACGTGCTCGACCCCGCGACCGGCGAGCTCACGGCGTCGTGGCCCGTGATCGGCGCCTGGGAGGGCCCGGCCGAGTGGCAGGACGCCCACCCCGCGATCGTCGTCGCGGGTGACGTCGGCTACGTCACCGAGCCGGCGACGGACAGCGTGCACGCGGTCGACCTGACCACGG
- a CDS encoding ABC transporter — translation MRSPLLTTCLLGTLALGLTACSTDTSPGDDPAAGTTADETGASGEGHGAVAGAEELAEPRLGLTTIDPSGTVAHLDLLDEGVVELGSVDAPTAVETDGRYLFAETAGGLEVVDSGVWTWDHGDHFHYYRADPRLLGTVEGDGAATVATTNLSTSGSTGVHFAGSGDAVLLDTEALSRGELRERFRLDGEPGTGMVVPVGSYALVTEGRGEATTLVGRTADGDETGLREACPDASGTITTRVGAVVGCSDGALLATVADDELVVERIPYPAGSTPSSGGTAAPATAFDNREGRPTVAGLAGSAGVWLLDTRARAWTLLPAPTPLVTVTAVDDADQRLLALARDGRVLVLDGATGQVVAETAPLVADSLAAGRTPTLIADQQRAYLSAPVEGRLYEIDAADGARIARSFETAGEPAFVAETGR, via the coding sequence ATGCGATCCCCCCTCCTCACGACCTGCCTGCTCGGTACGCTCGCCCTCGGGCTGACCGCCTGCTCGACCGACACCTCGCCGGGCGACGACCCCGCCGCCGGGACGACGGCCGACGAGACCGGCGCCAGCGGCGAGGGCCACGGCGCCGTCGCGGGCGCCGAGGAACTCGCCGAGCCCCGTCTCGGCCTCACCACGATCGACCCGTCGGGCACGGTCGCCCACCTCGACCTGCTCGACGAGGGCGTCGTCGAGCTCGGGTCGGTCGACGCCCCGACCGCCGTGGAGACCGACGGGCGGTACCTGTTCGCCGAGACCGCCGGCGGCCTCGAGGTCGTCGACAGCGGGGTCTGGACGTGGGACCACGGGGACCACTTCCACTACTACCGGGCCGACCCGCGCCTCCTCGGCACCGTCGAGGGCGACGGCGCGGCGACCGTCGCGACCACGAACCTGTCGACCTCGGGTTCGACCGGCGTGCACTTCGCCGGCTCGGGCGACGCCGTGCTGCTCGACACCGAGGCGCTGTCCCGGGGCGAGCTGCGGGAGCGGTTCCGACTCGACGGCGAACCGGGCACCGGCATGGTCGTCCCCGTGGGCTCGTACGCCCTGGTGACCGAGGGGCGCGGCGAGGCGACGACGCTCGTCGGACGCACCGCCGACGGTGACGAGACGGGCCTGCGCGAGGCCTGCCCGGACGCCTCGGGCACGATCACGACCCGCGTCGGGGCGGTCGTCGGCTGCTCGGACGGCGCCCTGCTCGCGACCGTCGCCGACGACGAGCTCGTCGTCGAACGCATCCCCTACCCGGCCGGCTCGACCCCGTCGTCGGGCGGCACGGCGGCCCCGGCCACCGCGTTCGACAACCGGGAGGGGCGACCCACCGTGGCCGGGCTCGCCGGCTCCGCGGGCGTCTGGTTGCTCGACACCCGGGCCCGGGCCTGGACGCTGCTGCCGGCACCGACCCCGCTGGTCACGGTGACCGCCGTGGACGACGCCGACCAGCGCCTCCTCGCCCTCGCCCGGGACGGCCGCGTGCTCGTCCTCGACGGCGCCACCGGCCAGGTCGTCGCCGAGACCGCGCCGCTCGTCGCGGACTCGCTCGCCGCGGGCCGGACGCCGACGCTGATCGCCGACCAGCAGCGCGCGTACCTCTCGGCCCCGGTCGAGGGGCGGCTGTACGAGATCGACGCCGCCGACGGCGCGCGGATCGCCCGCAGCTTCGAGACGGCGGGCGAGCCGGCCTTCGTCGCGGAGACGGGTCGATGA